The DNA segment CAAATAGTATCGTGGGGGTCAAAATTGCCGAAGCAATCGAACCTGTTTTTCAGGACCTTTGGACTCAGTACCGGTTTTGTCATCACAACCTCAGCAGAGTAGCCAACTTTTCGTGAATATGGCCGTTCGTGGCCAGGATTTCCTTTTTTTCAATGGAGTACGGTTCATTTGAGAAGTCAGAAATCGTTGCTCCGGCTTCTTGGGCGATGACCACGCCGGCCGCCGTATCCCAAGGGGCCAGGTTTTGTTCCCAGAAACCTTCAAATCGACCGCAGGCCACATAGCAAAGATCCAGTGCGGCCGAGCCTAGCCTGCGAATTCCCTGTGCAGCCATGAGGCATCGCTCAAACCGCTGCATAAGGGGGTCTATAACGGGCTTCAACTCATAGGGAAAACCTGTGACCAGGAGACTCTCGCCAAGATTGTCAGCGCTGGAAACGTGGATAGTCCGGCCATTGAGAGTCGCCCCCCGGCCTCGTATCCCACAAAAAAGTTCCTCGCTGACAGGATTTAGGACCAGCCCAAAGACGAGTGCTTCCTCGTAGGCGAAAGCAATAGAGAGAGTGAATTCAGGCAGGCCATGAGCAAAATTCGTGGTACCGTCTAGGGGGTCAATAATCCATCTGCAAGAGTCTGTCCCGAACGTTATGCCACTTTCCTCAGCAAGGATGCTATGCTCAGGGAAGGCAGTCCGAATAAGCTGGGTAATAGCCTTTTCAGAGGCCAAGTCAGCCTCAGTGACCAGGTCTGTTGCCCCCTTTTTTCCTACGGTGTGGGTTTTTCCCCAATAATTGCAAAGGATCTCGCCGGCCCTTGCTCCAGCGGCGAGGCCTACATCCCGTATTCTTTCAACATCCACATATTATTTAATATCAAATTCTCCCATAATGTCAACTTCAATATCAGACAACCGTAAATGGATTGACATCTTAATGCTTGTTCGTTAACTTAACTGAAATACGAATATTTGTGAAACGATTTTGATAGGTTAAGAATGTCAGAGACCCTGGAAGGCCAACTGGATCGGATTGTCTATTTCAATGATGACAGTCTGTACACAGTAGCAAGGTTGAAGGTCAAAGGAAATCCGGATTTGGTGACTGTGGTGGGCCAGTTGGGAGGCGTCTCTCCGGGCGAGGTGTTGGAACTTTCGGGTGTCTGGGAGATCCACCCCAAGTACGGACAGCAGTTCAAGGCTGGCG comes from the Deltaproteobacteria bacterium genome and includes:
- a CDS encoding inositol monophosphatase, with product MDVERIRDVGLAAGARAGEILCNYWGKTHTVGKKGATDLVTEADLASEKAITQLIRTAFPEHSILAEESGITFGTDSCRWIIDPLDGTTNFAHGLPEFTLSIAFAYEEALVFGLVLNPVSEELFCGIRGRGATLNGRTIHVSSADNLGESLLVTGFPYELKPVIDPLMQRFERCLMAAQGIRRLGSAALDLCYVACGRFEGFWEQNLAPWDTAAGVVIAQEAGATISDFSNEPYSIEKKEILATNGHIHEKLATLLRL